The Acidobacteriota bacterium genome has a segment encoding these proteins:
- a CDS encoding M23 family metallopeptidase translates to MVLKGGGFFSKLFSSFLPFREGKQVIYIRVHPPRVEEGVRSFSLTKNQLFLLAISLFVIVFNGIFYLASSLFLHYYYVQKEYKVFIKIKREREENEKRLAVLKGRFEKLRLRAEELYLFSERVVHNQGLRPLVQEVVAKGVVEERSLSPLKSFVLDLERRYNRLHLLTNSEVVSYFYTPLGSPILGPYYISSRYGWRRSPFTKLPEFHRGIDLAAERGTPIRATAYGVVVFAGSYPKEEDPAWARLGRTVMIRHGDSGIYTLYAHCQRVLVKAGDVVRRGQIIAEVGSTGRSTAPHLHYEVRELGKPINPYPFLKGRVEMRLAKNLSKE, encoded by the coding sequence GTGGTTTTGAAGGGGGGTGGATTTTTCTCAAAACTCTTTTCCTCCTTCCTCCCATTTAGGGAAGGAAAGCAGGTGATCTATATCAGGGTTCATCCCCCCAGGGTCGAGGAGGGGGTCCGTTCCTTCTCCCTCACCAAGAATCAGCTGTTCCTCCTCGCCATTTCCCTTTTTGTCATCGTCTTTAACGGCATCTTTTATCTGGCCAGCTCTCTTTTTCTCCATTACTACTATGTGCAGAAGGAATACAAGGTTTTCATCAAGATAAAGAGGGAGCGGGAGGAGAACGAGAAAAGGCTCGCCGTACTTAAGGGACGGTTTGAGAAACTCAGGTTGCGGGCAGAGGAGCTTTATCTCTTTTCGGAGCGGGTGGTGCATAATCAGGGGCTTCGCCCTTTGGTTCAGGAGGTGGTGGCGAAAGGGGTGGTGGAGGAGCGGTCTCTTTCTCCCCTGAAGAGCTTTGTCCTCGATCTTGAAAGAAGATACAATCGGCTCCATCTCCTCACGAATAGTGAGGTGGTGAGCTACTTCTACACCCCGCTTGGCTCCCCTATTCTCGGTCCCTATTATATCTCTTCCCGATATGGCTGGCGTCGCTCGCCCTTCACCAAGCTTCCTGAGTTTCATCGGGGTATCGATCTTGCTGCCGAGCGCGGGACGCCGATCAGGGCTACCGCTTACGGGGTGGTTGTCTTCGCCGGCTCTTATCCCAAGGAGGAGGACCCTGCCTGGGCAAGGTTGGGCAGGACGGTGATGATCCGCCATGGCGATAGCGGCATCTATACCCTATATGCCCACTGCCAGCGGGTGTTGGTCAAGGCGGGGGATGTGGTTCGCCGAGGTCAGATCATCGCCGAGGTGGGCTCCACGGGCAGAAGCACCGCTCCCCACCTTCATTATGAGGTCAGGGAGTTGGGAAAACCGATAAATCCCTATCCCTTTCTAAAAGGGAGGGTTGAGATGAGATTGGCTAAGAATCTATCGAAAGAATAA